One segment of Geminicoccaceae bacterium DNA contains the following:
- a CDS encoding sugar-binding transcriptional regulator, translated as MFMGGDERQAHELGMATRAAWLSYIGGMTQEDIATRLGVSRVKVNRLIAMAHKEGLVRVTIEGSAAHCIELEETLSNGYGLEFCVVAPDIGETDLPLRTLAAAGSHFLLTTLEQRPRNIVGLGHGRTLGAVIDRLPRMPQCDSKFVSLLGSLTRHAAANPYDVIHRLAERVPGETFFMPVPMMANTIDDKAVLMAQHSVSQVFETARQAELMIVGIGSVSRTPHLLETGMITSGEFAALEQLGARGEMLGRFFGEDGKVIESEIADRAMSLDLADLRGKEVVAIAGGQGKAHAIRAVLKSGILSGLITDESTAHRMVELGQRSPARPAVQTS; from the coding sequence ATGTTCATGGGTGGCGATGAACGACAGGCGCATGAACTGGGGATGGCGACGCGAGCCGCATGGCTCTCGTATATTGGCGGCATGACACAAGAGGATATCGCAACCAGACTTGGAGTTTCCCGGGTCAAGGTCAATCGCCTGATCGCGATGGCCCACAAGGAAGGTCTGGTCCGGGTGACCATCGAAGGGTCGGCCGCCCATTGCATCGAGCTTGAGGAAACGCTCAGCAACGGTTATGGCCTTGAGTTCTGCGTGGTTGCCCCGGATATCGGCGAGACCGACCTTCCGCTGCGTACGCTGGCGGCCGCCGGTTCGCATTTCCTGCTGACCACGCTGGAGCAGCGTCCACGCAACATCGTCGGGCTCGGACACGGGCGCACACTTGGCGCCGTGATCGACCGCCTGCCGCGCATGCCGCAATGCGACAGCAAATTCGTGTCGCTGCTGGGCAGCCTTACCCGTCATGCGGCAGCCAACCCCTATGATGTCATTCACCGGCTGGCGGAACGGGTTCCGGGCGAGACGTTCTTCATGCCGGTGCCGATGATGGCCAATACCATCGACGACAAGGCCGTGCTGATGGCACAGCACAGCGTTTCGCAGGTTTTCGAGACCGCGAGACAGGCGGAACTGATGATCGTCGGCATCGGCAGCGTGAGCCGCACGCCGCATCTGCTCGAGACCGGCATGATCACATCCGGGGAATTCGCCGCACTGGAACAGCTGGGCGCACGGGGGGAAATGCTGGGCCGGTTCTTCGGCGAAGACGGCAAGGTCATCGAGAGCGAGATCGCCGATCGCGCCATGTCGCTCGATCTGGCCGACCTTCGGGGTAAGGAGGTCGTGGCGATTGCCGGCGGCCAGGGCAAGGCGCACGCCATCCGAGCAGTCCTCAAGAGCGGTATCCTGTCGGGCCTCATCACCGATGAGAGTACGGCCCATCGAATGGTCGAGCTGGGGCAGAGGAGCCCGGCACGACCTGCAGTTCAAACGTCGTGA
- a CDS encoding extracellular solute-binding protein — translation MHEKAKDLAQAVIRKEIGRRDFLRRTGSMGLTAAASVHILNMMQTRALAADFDWKQHQGKTVNLLMNKHPYMDAMIDNLDNFRELTGMDVKYDVFPEDVYFDKVTAALSSGSTQYDAFMTGAYQTWQYGPAGWLVDLSEYINDPARTNPNYNWDDVLPNLRASTAWSGIPGAELGGEGAKQWCIPWGFELNSVTYNKRIFDQLSMTPPENMDDMMEKAAKITSDVDGVYGIGVRGSRSWATIHPGFLSAYSNFGQKDFTLEDGKLMAAMGTAESKAFHAKWVKMIQDSGPKDWSTYTWYQVGTDLGAGASGMIFDADILGYFMNGGGNAEAGNLAYSAFAANPEAGAPTPNVWIWSLGLSQFSSQKDAAWLWMQWASGTEHGVFGATQKDFVNPVRQSVWDDQNFQDRIAKSYPGYLEQYKASAPGSKIYFTPQPLFFNLTTEWAASLQKMVAGEVGVDEGLDQLVDSVNRQLRSVGL, via the coding sequence ATGCACGAAAAAGCCAAGGATCTGGCCCAAGCCGTCATCCGCAAGGAAATCGGACGCCGTGACTTCCTGCGCCGGACCGGGAGCATGGGGCTTACGGCAGCGGCCAGTGTCCACATCCTCAACATGATGCAGACCCGCGCTCTTGCCGCTGACTTCGACTGGAAGCAGCACCAGGGGAAGACGGTCAACCTTCTCATGAACAAGCATCCCTACATGGATGCGATGATCGACAATCTCGACAATTTCCGCGAACTGACGGGAATGGACGTCAAGTATGATGTCTTTCCCGAAGACGTCTACTTCGACAAGGTCACCGCCGCGCTGTCGTCGGGCTCGACCCAGTACGATGCGTTCATGACCGGCGCCTATCAGACCTGGCAGTACGGTCCCGCGGGCTGGCTCGTCGACCTGTCGGAATACATCAACGACCCCGCGCGCACCAACCCGAACTACAATTGGGACGATGTGCTGCCGAACCTGCGCGCCTCGACCGCATGGTCGGGCATTCCCGGTGCCGAGCTCGGTGGCGAGGGTGCCAAGCAATGGTGCATTCCATGGGGATTCGAGCTCAATTCGGTCACCTACAACAAGCGCATCTTCGATCAGCTTTCCATGACTCCGCCGGAGAACATGGACGACATGATGGAAAAGGCGGCCAAGATCACCAGCGATGTCGACGGCGTGTACGGGATCGGCGTCCGCGGCTCGCGCAGCTGGGCAACGATCCATCCGGGATTCCTCTCGGCCTACTCCAATTTCGGCCAGAAGGATTTCACCCTGGAGGACGGCAAGCTGATGGCCGCAATGGGCACGGCCGAATCCAAGGCGTTCCATGCCAAGTGGGTCAAGATGATCCAGGACAGCGGGCCCAAGGACTGGTCGACCTATACATGGTATCAGGTCGGAACGGATCTCGGTGCCGGTGCTTCGGGCATGATCTTCGACGCCGATATCCTGGGCTATTTCATGAACGGAGGCGGCAATGCCGAGGCCGGCAATCTGGCCTACAGCGCCTTTGCTGCCAATCCCGAGGCCGGCGCGCCCACACCCAATGTCTGGATCTGGTCCCTTGGCCTCAGCCAGTTCTCCAGCCAGAAGGACGCCGCCTGGTTGTGGATGCAGTGGGCCAGCGGTACCGAGCACGGCGTGTTCGGCGCGACCCAGAAGGATTTCGTCAATCCCGTGCGCCAGTCGGTATGGGATGACCAGAACTTCCAGGATCGTATCGCCAAGAGCTACCCGGGCTATCTGGAGCAGTACAAGGCTTCGGCACCGGGCTCGAAGATCTACTTCACGCCGCAGCCGCTGTTCTTCAACCTGACGACCGAGTGGGCTGCCAGCCTGCAGAAGATGGTCGCCGGCGAGGTTGGCGTCGATGAGGGGCTCGACCAGCTCGTCGACAGCGTCAATCGACAGCTTCGCTCGGTCGGTCTCTGA